One window of Helicobacter winghamensis ATCC BAA-430 genomic DNA carries:
- the murJ gene encoding murein biosynthesis integral membrane protein MurJ gives MFLKGFFTNSSGILTSRILGFFRDLLTANTLGAGIYSDMFFVAFKLPNLFRRVFGEGAFNQSFLPGFFKARFRGGFALKIGLIFCAILLVLSLFVCVFSESITKLLAFGFSKELIALTAPLVAINFWYLLLIFIVTLFGAMLQYKRNFTAWAYSPALLNLAMIIALLLAQKSEAYTAVLILSYGVLAGGMAQILLHFIPMQRLGFLKLLVCGTKELKDSTKHTRKNSINASVKQFFKQFFPAMLGSSTAQIASFIDTLLASFLASGAISYLYYANRIFQLPLAIFAIATSTALFPIVAKFIKESKEKEALKALTKSFWLLLILLSICTLGGILLKNEIIWLLFERGKFMREDTLICASVFGAYLIGLLPFGLSRIFSLWLYSQNKQALAAKISAFSLLTGTIFSLILMQFFGAVGLALAGSISGFVVFFLTLHYFSWQAFFKILWNLKFIALTCALLLLEALILLGFKAHIFSLQIPLF, from the coding sequence ATGTTTCTAAAAGGCTTTTTTACAAATTCTAGCGGCATCCTAACTTCAAGGATTCTAGGATTTTTTCGCGATTTACTAACTGCAAACACGCTTGGTGCTGGAATTTATAGTGATATGTTTTTTGTGGCTTTTAAGCTTCCTAATCTCTTTCGCCGTGTTTTTGGAGAAGGTGCATTTAACCAATCCTTTTTACCCGGATTCTTTAAAGCGCGCTTTCGTGGAGGATTTGCACTAAAAATTGGCTTAATTTTTTGTGCGATTCTTTTGGTGTTATCTTTATTTGTGTGCGTATTTAGTGAGTCTATTACGAAGCTCTTAGCCTTTGGGTTTTCTAAAGAACTAATTGCACTTACTGCACCTTTAGTCGCTATTAACTTTTGGTATTTGCTTTTAATCTTTATTGTTACGCTTTTTGGAGCAATGTTGCAATACAAACGCAATTTTACTGCTTGGGCTTACTCCCCTGCCCTTTTAAATCTTGCGATGATTATTGCGCTTTTGCTTGCGCAAAAGAGCGAAGCTTACACAGCGGTTTTAATCCTAAGCTATGGAGTACTTGCTGGGGGTATGGCACAAATTCTTTTACATTTTATCCCAATGCAACGCTTAGGCTTTTTAAAACTGCTTGTTTGTGGCACAAAAGAGCTAAAAGATTCTACAAAACACACTCGCAAAAACAGCATTAATGCAAGCGTAAAGCAGTTTTTTAAGCAGTTTTTCCCTGCAATGCTTGGAAGCTCCACAGCACAAATTGCTTCTTTTATCGACACACTTTTAGCGTCCTTTTTGGCAAGTGGAGCAATTTCTTATCTTTATTATGCAAATCGTATTTTTCAACTTCCTTTAGCCATTTTTGCCATCGCCACTTCCACAGCACTCTTTCCAATAGTTGCTAAATTTATCAAAGAATCTAAAGAAAAAGAAGCCCTAAAAGCCCTTACAAAATCTTTTTGGCTACTTTTAATTCTTCTTAGTATTTGCACCTTAGGTGGAATCTTATTAAAAAATGAAATCATTTGGCTACTTTTTGAACGGGGCAAATTTATGCGCGAAGATACTTTAATTTGCGCAAGTGTTTTTGGAGCATATCTAATAGGACTACTACCCTTTGGGCTTTCTAGGATTTTTTCTTTGTGGCTTTATTCTCAAAACAAACAGGCTCTAGCGGCAAAAATTTCAGCCTTTTCTTTGCTTACTGGAACAATCTTTTCACTTATCTTAATGCAATTTTTTGGCGCGGTCGGATTAGCACTTGCTGGAAGCATTAGCGGATTTGTAGTATTTTTCTTAACACTACATTATTTTAGCTGGCAAGCATTTTTTAAAATTTTATGGAATCTAAAATTTATCGCCTTAACTTGCGCGCTTTTGCTCTTAGAAGCCCTAATTCTCTTAGGATTTAAAGCCCATATTTTTAGCCTTCAAATTCCGCTTTTTTAA
- the rimO gene encoding 30S ribosomal protein S12 methylthiotransferase RimO: MSKKFHLISLGCTKNLVDSEVMLGCLSAYENTQDVSEADVVIVNTCGFIEAAKQESIQTLLNALEAKKDEAILVASGCLSERYAKELKQEIPEIDIITGVGDYDKIDVMIQKRKKGEEICQSQNGVFLANETTKRVISGSKIHAYIKLSEGCNQKCSFCAIPSFKGKLHSRTLESTLKEVQALVKQGFRDFSFISQDSSSYMRDLGVKDGLVALIKGIDKLVENGLDLRSARILYLYPSTTSKELIQAICDSKVFVNYFDMPLQHASPSVLKTMGRSHHFKDLLKEMRKTPNSFVRTSFIIGHPGESESDFEELCAFIEEFPFDRMNLFAFSKEEGTKSAEMEQIPQKTINARLKAINAIFTKQYQADLKALKDEEIVVIIEGKSEESEYFYSARDVRFAPSIDGEILINDSLLEGELEAGYYKVKITEVVGENVLGRVIARA; the protein is encoded by the coding sequence ATGAGTAAAAAATTTCATTTAATTTCTTTGGGTTGCACGAAAAATTTAGTGGATAGTGAAGTAATGCTTGGGTGTTTAAGCGCTTATGAAAACACGCAAGATGTAAGTGAAGCTGATGTTGTAATCGTTAATACCTGCGGGTTTATCGAAGCAGCAAAGCAAGAGAGTATTCAAACACTACTAAATGCCCTAGAGGCTAAAAAAGATGAGGCGATTTTAGTGGCAAGTGGTTGTTTGAGTGAGCGGTATGCAAAGGAATTAAAGCAAGAAATACCAGAGATTGATATTATCACAGGCGTTGGGGATTATGATAAGATTGATGTGATGATACAAAAGCGTAAAAAAGGTGAAGAGATTTGTCAAAGTCAAAATGGCGTGTTTTTGGCTAATGAAACAACTAAGCGCGTGATTAGTGGTTCAAAAATCCACGCATACATTAAGCTCTCAGAGGGTTGCAACCAAAAATGTAGTTTTTGTGCAATTCCAAGTTTTAAAGGCAAATTGCACTCACGCACGCTAGAATCCACGCTTAAAGAAGTGCAGGCTTTAGTCAAACAAGGTTTTAGGGATTTTAGCTTTATCTCTCAAGATTCTAGCTCTTATATGCGTGATTTAGGGGTTAAAGATGGGCTTGTTGCATTGATTAAGGGGATTGATAAGCTGGTTGAAAATGGCTTAGATCTTAGAAGCGCTAGGATTTTATATCTTTACCCTTCCACCACTTCTAAAGAGTTAATTCAAGCAATTTGTGATTCTAAAGTTTTTGTCAATTACTTTGATATGCCTTTACAGCACGCAAGCCCTAGTGTGTTAAAGACTATGGGAAGAAGCCATCATTTTAAGGATTTATTAAAAGAAATGCGCAAAACTCCAAATAGCTTTGTGCGCACAAGTTTTATCATTGGACACCCCGGAGAGAGTGAGAGTGATTTTGAAGAACTTTGTGCGTTTATTGAAGAATTTCCTTTTGATAGAATGAATCTTTTTGCCTTTTCTAAAGAAGAAGGCACAAAAAGCGCGGAAATGGAGCAGATTCCACAAAAGACTATTAATGCACGCTTAAAGGCAATCAATGCGATTTTCACAAAGCAGTATCAAGCGGATTTAAAGGCACTTAAGGACGAAGAGATTGTAGTCATTATTGAAGGAAAGTCAGAAGAGTCAGAATATTTTTATAGCGCAAGAGATGTGCGCTTTGCTCCTAGTATTGATGGGGAGATTTTAATCAATGATTCTTTGCTTGAAGGTGAGCTTGAAGCGGGGTATTATAAGGTTAAGATTACAGAAGTGGTGGGGGAAAATGTGCTTGGGCGTGTGATTGCGCGTGCTTAG
- a CDS encoding AAA family ATPase — protein sequence MQKFKIVGILAIILAGILFGVMFFKQEVKLISSMELHSLTEKTLPKMAIIKEDYLYFTLGTQHYKVAKESVDLQAFGQKVPLEIKNGWSFWQNVIEVMVIFVFIFVALLFLYASKQNKAYKPKQEKQSEDFYSNAAKSLANDTFGFYHIKPITSNVTFADVAGISEAKNELEEIIDYLRFPKKYQDFGVRLPKGVLLVGVPGVGKTLIAKALAGEAQVPFFYQSGASFVQIYVGMGAKRVRDLFAQAKLNAPSIVFIDEIDAVGKARGGMRNDEREATLNQLLTEMDGFEDSSGVIVIGATNNMESLDEALLRSGRFDRRIFVELPNLQERIKILQVHTRNKRCDFDYEEISRLCVGFSGAALASLVNEAALCAIKRNSEVITKEDILNVRDKVMLGVRKKLSFSAKEREILAYYQAAKAFSAYVLEVPFEKATLMSDGLKYVDKEFLSKNEMENQIKIHLSGIAALELLFDERYSHAKVDLDRAKAIAHKMVESYGMGEYLLGIEEDVLRILEKCKDDRFVFFKNYRLILDSIKNALLANEKLDYAEVGKIINV from the coding sequence ATGCAGAAATTTAAAATTGTTGGGATTTTAGCGATTATTTTAGCGGGAATTTTATTTGGAGTAATGTTTTTTAAGCAGGAAGTGAAACTTATTAGCTCAATGGAGCTTCATAGCCTTACAGAGAAAACTCTTCCTAAAATGGCAATCATTAAAGAGGATTATTTATATTTTACGCTAGGAACACAGCATTATAAGGTGGCAAAAGAGAGTGTAGATTTACAAGCCTTTGGTCAAAAAGTGCCTTTAGAGATTAAAAATGGATGGAGTTTTTGGCAAAATGTTATTGAAGTTATGGTGATTTTTGTTTTTATATTTGTAGCGCTTTTATTTCTTTATGCTTCTAAACAGAATAAAGCTTATAAGCCAAAGCAAGAAAAACAAAGTGAAGATTTTTATTCTAATGCTGCAAAATCCCTAGCAAATGATACATTTGGCTTTTATCACATTAAGCCGATAACTTCAAATGTTACTTTTGCAGATGTTGCTGGGATTAGTGAGGCAAAAAACGAACTTGAAGAAATTATTGATTATCTAAGATTTCCTAAAAAATATCAAGACTTTGGTGTAAGGCTCCCCAAAGGCGTGCTTTTAGTAGGGGTTCCCGGAGTTGGTAAAACATTGATTGCAAAGGCGTTAGCTGGAGAAGCGCAAGTGCCATTTTTTTATCAAAGTGGGGCAAGTTTTGTGCAAATCTATGTAGGAATGGGTGCAAAAAGAGTGCGTGATTTATTTGCTCAAGCAAAGCTAAACGCGCCTTCAATCGTGTTTATTGATGAAATTGATGCAGTAGGCAAAGCACGCGGTGGAATGCGCAATGATGAAAGAGAAGCTACACTTAATCAGCTCTTAACAGAAATGGATGGCTTTGAAGATAGCTCAGGTGTAATTGTAATAGGTGCTACAAATAATATGGAATCCTTGGATGAAGCGTTGCTTAGAAGTGGTAGATTTGATCGGCGTATTTTTGTGGAGTTGCCAAACTTGCAAGAGCGCATTAAGATTTTGCAAGTGCATACACGCAATAAACGCTGCGATTTTGATTATGAAGAGATTTCTAGGCTTTGTGTAGGCTTTAGTGGAGCTGCGCTTGCTTCTTTAGTTAATGAAGCTGCCCTTTGTGCAATTAAGAGAAATTCAGAAGTAATTACTAAAGAGGATATTTTAAATGTGCGTGATAAGGTAATGCTTGGTGTGCGTAAAAAGCTTAGTTTTAGTGCTAAAGAGCGTGAGATTTTAGCCTATTATCAAGCGGCAAAGGCTTTTAGCGCTTATGTCCTAGAAGTGCCTTTTGAGAAGGCAACTTTAATGAGTGATGGGCTAAAGTATGTTGATAAAGAGTTTTTGAGTAAAAATGAAATGGAAAACCAAATAAAAATCCACCTATCTGGGATTGCAGCGTTAGAATTGTTGTTTGATGAGCGCTACTCTCACGCAAAAGTGGATTTGGATAGGGCAAAGGCGATTGCGCATAAAATGGTAGAATCTTATGGAATGGGGGAATATCTTTTAGGGATTGAAGAAGATGTGCTTAGAATCTTAGAAAAATGCAAGGATGATCGCTTTGTGTTTTTTAAGAATTATCGCTTGATTTTAGATTCTATCAAGAACGCACTTTTGGCAAATGAAAAGTTAGATTATGCAGAAGTTGGTAAGATTATTAATGTATAA
- a CDS encoding glycosyltransferase family 9 protein produces the protein MKILIIKLNKIGDVLLTSPIFSNLKAHFGQDCQIDILVNDGTQGLLDTTHLNTIHLLKRPKGFFTKLKSDIALLFALKLQKYDIVLGLTGGERTAFTAFFTGANTRVGIPPPSFWAKRLYTHKITPYKPQHNIESNLDALRALKIPILSKRVCPKIAKDSIALRNLPSRFVHCHFFSDWDFKCLENSFCANIIDFITQTYQIPCVLTAAPNANEAQRIQAIQTLTQSNPIIFSGNLSLDEVTLLNSKAKAFIGVDTSIMHLSAANGIPTFAFFGPSFTQVWGPWDNSLQDFPYKNQKGGIQKLGKHCIYQEKMPCMPCGMAGCNNSQKSDCLTSKLNQQVALQALQSFLNPLLK, from the coding sequence ATGAAAATTTTAATTATTAAACTTAATAAAATCGGCGATGTTTTGCTAACTAGCCCTATTTTTTCAAATTTAAAGGCACATTTTGGACAAGATTGCCAAATTGATATATTAGTAAATGACGGCACACAAGGGCTTTTAGATACCACACATCTAAACACTATCCATTTACTAAAACGCCCTAAAGGATTTTTTACTAAATTAAAATCCGATATTGCTTTGCTTTTTGCTTTAAAATTACAAAAATACGATATTGTGCTTGGGCTTACAGGTGGCGAAAGGACAGCATTTACTGCCTTTTTTACAGGGGCTAATACGCGCGTTGGAATCCCCCCACCAAGCTTTTGGGCAAAGCGTCTCTACACACACAAAATAACCCCATATAAACCCCAGCACAACATAGAATCCAACCTTGATGCCTTGCGTGCGCTTAAAATTCCAATCCTTAGCAAACGCGTTTGTCCTAAAATCGCTAAAGACTCCATTGCCTTAAGAAATCTACCTAGCAGATTTGTGCATTGCCATTTTTTTAGCGACTGGGATTTTAAGTGTTTAGAAAACTCCTTTTGCGCAAACATTATAGATTTCATCACGCAAACCTATCAAATCCCTTGCGTGCTAACTGCTGCTCCAAATGCCAATGAAGCACAAAGGATTCAAGCTATACAAACCCTAACACAAAGCAATCCTATAATTTTTTCAGGCAATCTTTCTTTAGATGAAGTTACCTTACTTAACTCTAAAGCCAAAGCATTTATAGGCGTGGATACTTCCATAATGCACTTAAGTGCAGCAAATGGGATTCCAACTTTTGCCTTTTTTGGACCAAGCTTTACGCAAGTTTGGGGACCTTGGGATAATTCCTTGCAAGATTTTCCCTACAAAAACCAAAAAGGCGGAATCCAAAAACTAGGCAAACACTGCATTTACCAAGAAAAAATGCCCTGTATGCCTTGTGGAATGGCAGGTTGCAATAATAGCCAAAAAAGTGATTGCCTAACAAGCAAGCTTAATCAACAAGTCGCCTTGCAAGCTCTACAAAGTTTCCTAAATCCCTTGCTTAAATAG
- a CDS encoding flagellar assembly protein A, protein MLKKGSHTFRPYYINECEDIKFAIKQVASQYNRDADSFDFELQAITTYKKNLYDYELEQIHQDAVEAFFQNRDNMLEPNLVISQRYCILIKEKERKETRFHLSADKGFSEAFLYFHPGFTYKEENFESLYGQIKKEKVWNKILCFDEEREKKALVEFLKTLTYPLKKEERYLLVRGVNLVASTEAKLSFKKDVTAQFQTVLANEVICEFQKPLQGKPGRNIRGDYIVPQAPKSEKQTSPLRYDNASIVLVDYPNKIEYKSAMGGILDYKDNVLSIEDTLEAQEVSFKTTGSLIGAIDSGTVVNITETDTMKEALGQGMKIQAGEVNIEGNVGSDAIVHSKRVHIGGLTHQSSKIYADSVEVSTHKGYIKGEKVQIDMLEAGIIEGKRVEVGKMYGGKIYAEEIVIQTLHSNALLYATKSIHIVHMKKGENKFFLAANYSPSNKKQYDTLLAQKNDSIKEAIRLTKELKVESLELTKLKEIADEVRKVLTQYKNTKTKPPSYLLEKFEAYRARVVALREKREKINFLSETFKNARDALVELDAQTKDATISIDSGWVGYNEVHYTFYAPSKDLLCIPKPGEPSKVIYKNDKIELVL, encoded by the coding sequence ATGTTAAAGAAAGGTTCGCATACATTTCGACCTTATTATATTAATGAATGTGAAGATATTAAATTTGCTATTAAGCAAGTTGCTTCCCAGTATAATCGCGATGCGGATTCTTTTGATTTTGAGCTTCAAGCTATTACAACTTATAAAAAAAATCTTTATGACTATGAGCTGGAGCAAATTCATCAAGATGCAGTGGAGGCATTTTTTCAAAACCGCGACAATATGCTAGAGCCAAATTTGGTTATTTCTCAGCGTTATTGTATTTTGATAAAAGAAAAAGAGCGCAAAGAAACACGATTCCATCTAAGCGCAGATAAAGGGTTTAGCGAAGCGTTTTTATATTTTCATCCCGGATTTACTTATAAAGAAGAAAATTTTGAGAGCCTTTATGGGCAAATTAAAAAAGAAAAAGTTTGGAATAAAATTCTGTGTTTTGATGAGGAGAGAGAAAAAAAAGCTTTAGTGGAGTTTTTAAAAACATTGACTTATCCACTTAAAAAAGAGGAACGATATTTATTAGTGCGTGGTGTAAATTTAGTTGCGAGTACAGAAGCAAAATTAAGTTTCAAAAAAGATGTAACTGCGCAATTCCAGACTGTGTTGGCTAATGAAGTCATTTGTGAGTTTCAAAAGCCCTTACAAGGCAAGCCCGGACGAAACATTAGGGGGGATTATATTGTTCCACAAGCCCCCAAGAGCGAGAAGCAAACAAGTCCTTTAAGATATGATAATGCAAGTATTGTGCTAGTAGATTATCCCAATAAGATAGAGTATAAAAGTGCAATGGGTGGAATCTTAGATTATAAAGATAATGTATTAAGCATTGAAGATACCCTTGAAGCTCAAGAAGTGTCGTTTAAAACTACAGGATCGTTAATTGGGGCGATTGATAGTGGCACGGTTGTAAATATCACAGAAACTGATACAATGAAAGAAGCCTTAGGGCAGGGAATGAAAATTCAAGCGGGGGAAGTAAATATTGAAGGCAATGTTGGTTCTGATGCGATTGTGCATTCTAAGAGAGTGCATATTGGAGGATTAACACATCAAAGCTCTAAGATCTATGCAGATAGTGTAGAAGTTTCTACACATAAAGGTTATATTAAGGGAGAAAAAGTTCAAATTGATATGCTTGAAGCTGGTATTATTGAAGGGAAACGCGTAGAAGTGGGTAAGATGTATGGGGGCAAGATTTATGCAGAAGAAATTGTGATTCAAACTTTGCATTCTAATGCGTTATTATATGCGACAAAGAGTATTCATATCGTGCATATGAAAAAGGGAGAAAATAAATTCTTTTTAGCGGCAAATTATAGCCCAAGCAATAAAAAGCAGTATGATACACTTTTAGCGCAAAAAAACGATTCCATTAAAGAAGCAATTCGTTTAACAAAAGAGCTAAAAGTGGAAAGTTTGGAATTAACAAAGCTCAAAGAAATCGCCGATGAAGTGCGAAAAGTGCTAACTCAATATAAAAATACCAAAACAAAGCCGCCAAGTTATCTGTTAGAAAAGTTTGAAGCATATCGTGCGCGTGTTGTGGCATTGCGTGAAAAAAGAGAAAAAATTAATTTTCTAAGCGAAACCTTTAAAAATGCGCGTGATGCGCTTGTAGAGTTAGATGCACAAACAAAGGACGCAACAATTAGCATAGATAGTGGCTGGGTAGGTTATAATGAAGTGCATTATACTTTTTACGCGCCAAGTAAGGATTTATTGTGTATTCCAAAGCCGGGTGAACCTTCAAAGGTAATATATAAAAATGACAAAATCGAGTTAGTTTTATAA
- the tilS gene encoding tRNA lysidine(34) synthetase TilS — protein MLRLEFLEFLRDKRNLLAFSAGVDSSALYFLLRECGISFDIAIVDYGIRKQSRLEVDRAKTLCFWDKRQCFVKVEEPILKDFEHTARKVRYAFFEEIIQAQNYHNLILAHQLNDAFEWFLMQFCKGSSLLKMQGCYKRQGIVDYRVVRPLLKTSRQEILEYLNKRKIFYFEDFSNLDSKFLRNAFRKKFSNPLLEDFKDGIAFSLEQISGEVVSVELFRIPTLEPFCVFRNGGLEQIDRACKMCGALLSRAQKEMLAKELQNNSFSVVLQHKVSVEKLENRIFIAPFKTSLKAIPKVFKEKYRNLRIPKRFRGFLEVAREKGKLEAVLSIIKDI, from the coding sequence GTGCTTAGGCTTGAATTTTTAGAGTTTTTAAGGGATAAGCGGAATCTTTTGGCCTTTTCAGCAGGGGTAGATTCTAGCGCATTGTATTTTTTGTTGCGTGAGTGTGGAATTTCTTTTGATATAGCGATTGTGGATTATGGAATAAGGAAGCAATCTAGGCTTGAAGTAGATAGGGCTAAAACACTTTGTTTTTGGGATAAGAGACAGTGTTTTGTGAAGGTAGAAGAGCCGATTTTAAAGGATTTTGAACATACAGCACGCAAGGTGCGTTATGCGTTTTTTGAAGAAATCATACAAGCACAAAATTATCATAATCTTATTTTAGCCCATCAACTAAATGACGCTTTTGAGTGGTTTTTAATGCAGTTTTGCAAGGGTTCAAGTTTGCTAAAAATGCAAGGGTGCTATAAAAGACAAGGAATTGTAGATTATAGAGTAGTTAGACCATTGCTTAAAACTTCAAGGCAAGAGATTCTAGAGTATTTAAATAAACGAAAAATTTTTTATTTTGAGGATTTTAGTAATTTAGATTCCAAGTTTTTGCGTAATGCTTTTAGGAAAAAGTTTAGCAATCCTTTGCTTGAAGACTTTAAAGATGGAATCGCTTTTAGTTTGGAGCAAATAAGTGGTGAAGTTGTAAGTGTGGAACTATTTAGGATTCCAACTTTAGAGCCATTTTGTGTTTTTAGAAATGGAGGTTTAGAGCAAATTGATAGAGCGTGCAAAATGTGTGGAGCTCTACTTTCTCGTGCTCAAAAAGAAATGTTAGCAAAAGAGTTGCAAAACAATTCTTTTTCAGTTGTTCTACAACACAAAGTAAGTGTGGAGAAGCTAGAAAATCGCATTTTTATTGCACCTTTTAAGACTAGCTTAAAAGCGATTCCAAAAGTTTTTAAGGAAAAATATCGTAACTTAAGGATTCCAAAACGCTTTAGAGGCTTTTTAGAAGTCGCAAGAGAAAAAGGTAAGCTTGAAGCAGTGTTATCAATTATAAAGGATATTTAA
- the ruvA gene encoding Holliday junction branch migration protein RuvA → MIIALEGEIFLKEPTRLGLKCTGVVYEVFISLQTSQQIQANIGEKLALHTTQIIREDAQMLFGFLELLEKTLFERLIKINGVGPKVAMAILSTYTPQTFAKVVESNDIKSMQRVPGIGPKSAGRILVELSGWSLDLVQGESLNVKKDSNLQQVILALESLGYKNDVIARVTKGLENDEVSAMVKAALKRLQTL, encoded by the coding sequence ATGATTATCGCATTAGAGGGGGAGATTTTTTTAAAAGAACCTACGCGTTTAGGGTTAAAATGCACTGGTGTTGTGTATGAAGTGTTTATATCCTTGCAAACTTCACAGCAAATTCAAGCAAATATAGGAGAAAAGCTAGCATTGCATACTACGCAAATTATCCGCGAAGATGCGCAAATGCTCTTTGGATTTTTAGAATTGCTGGAGAAAACTTTGTTTGAACGCTTGATTAAAATTAATGGCGTAGGTCCAAAGGTGGCTATGGCAATTCTCTCTACTTACACGCCCCAAACTTTTGCAAAAGTAGTAGAAAGTAATGATATAAAATCAATGCAGCGCGTGCCGGGCATTGGTCCAAAAAGTGCGGGGAGAATTCTAGTAGAGCTCTCTGGCTGGTCGTTAGATCTTGTGCAAGGAGAGAGCTTAAATGTGAAAAAGGATTCCAACTTGCAGCAAGTGATTTTAGCCCTAGAGTCTTTAGGCTATAAAAATGATGTGATAGCAAGGGTAACTAAGGGATTAGAAAATGATGAAGTAAGCGCAATGGTCAAAGCGGCTCTAAAGCGTTTGCAAACATTATAA
- a CDS encoding DUF5666 domain-containing protein, whose protein sequence is MLKQILATVLLSLSLSPLLADNDIEIQGQITKINNAQKTISLSNANGEVIIQVFPYTELKGDNCGAFGNDTQEKFSALKTGMFVEIETLPQANGGLGAKSIEWKCGAKAY, encoded by the coding sequence ATGCTAAAACAAATTCTAGCAACTGTGCTTCTATCTCTCTCTCTTTCTCCACTTTTAGCGGATAATGATATTGAAATACAAGGACAAATCACAAAGATTAATAATGCGCAAAAAACTATTTCTCTCTCTAACGCAAATGGTGAAGTTATCATTCAAGTTTTCCCATACACTGAGCTTAAAGGCGATAATTGCGGAGCTTTTGGTAATGATACACAAGAAAAATTTAGTGCTTTAAAAACAGGAATGTTTGTGGAAATAGAAACATTACCACAAGCAAATGGAGGCTTAGGTGCAAAAAGCATTGAATGGAAATGCGGAGCAAAAGCGTATTAA
- a CDS encoding tRNA dihydrouridine synthase: protein MLAPLAGYSDLPLREVAKKFGADITVSEMISVHALAFKNKKTLKMVEKSPLENPFALQIAGNDFGIIARAVEYLNTQKDGIQILDLNCGCPAPKVSSHGSGSSLLKDLNKLVEILKLIRKVSEIPYLSVKVRLGFDQKIPLEIAQALKDTPIDYVVVHGRTKVDGYKKEKIDYDSIALIKQNLKVPLIANGEINSVKKSQEVLEKTGADGVMIGRAAVEKPWIFAQIKEGLTEDSVKLRERVVLEHFDRTISFRGDYGAIMFRKNLHAYSKGLKGASEFRSKVNVITEPILMREAISEFFKKAEFEG, encoded by the coding sequence ATGCTAGCACCTTTAGCGGGTTATAGCGATTTACCTTTGCGTGAAGTGGCTAAGAAGTTTGGTGCCGATATTACGGTTAGCGAGATGATAAGTGTGCATGCTCTAGCATTTAAAAATAAAAAAACGCTTAAAATGGTGGAAAAATCCCCCCTTGAAAATCCCTTTGCCTTGCAAATTGCAGGAAATGATTTTGGGATTATTGCGCGTGCGGTGGAGTATTTAAACACACAAAAAGATGGAATCCAAATTTTGGATTTAAATTGTGGTTGCCCAGCTCCTAAAGTTTCAAGCCACGGGAGTGGAAGTTCGCTGTTGAAAGATTTAAATAAGTTGGTAGAGATTTTAAAATTAATCCGTAAGGTGAGTGAAATTCCTTATTTAAGTGTAAAAGTGCGTTTAGGCTTTGATCAAAAAATTCCGCTAGAAATTGCACAAGCCCTAAAAGATACCCCCATTGATTATGTCGTTGTTCATGGAAGAACAAAAGTTGATGGCTATAAAAAAGAAAAAATTGATTATGATTCCATTGCGCTAATTAAGCAAAATTTAAAAGTGCCATTGATTGCAAATGGAGAGATAAATAGTGTTAAAAAAAGTCAAGAAGTCTTAGAAAAAACAGGAGCTGATGGCGTGATGATAGGAAGAGCTGCTGTTGAGAAACCTTGGATATTTGCACAAATTAAAGAAGGCTTAACAGAAGATAGTGTGAAATTAAGGGAAAGAGTAGTGTTGGAGCATTTTGATCGCACCATTAGTTTTAGGGGGGATTATGGGGCGATTATGTTTAGGAAAAATCTACATGCCTATTCTAAAGGGCTAAAGGGCGCAAGTGAGTTTAGAAGCAAGGTAAATGTAATCACAGAGCCAATTTTAATGCGTGAAGCAATTTCGGAGTTTTTTAAAAAAGCGGAATTTGAAGGCTAA